The genomic region GCGGGCGCGGATGCGCGTTCACGTAGGCGATGGCATCATCGAGGCTGTCGTAGCCGACGACCGGCAGAAGCGGGCCGAAGATCTCCTCCTGCATCACCGTCATCTCGTCGGTCACATCGGTCAGGATGTGGAGCGGCAGGACGTTGCTGTTGTCCTCAGGATCGAAGCGCTCGCCGGCCGGGTTCACGACGCGCACGCTCGCCCCCTTCTTCTCGGCGTCGCGCACATGACCGAGCAGCCGCTCCTTGTGGCGGCGGTTGATGACGGAGGTGTAGTCCGGATTGTCCTTTATGCGCGGGTAGAGGCCGGATGCGGTCTCCTCCACCGCGGCGACGAAGGCGTCCCGCTTGTCGCGCGGCACCAGCGCATAGTCGGGAGCAAGGCAGATCTGGCCCGCGTTCATCATCTTGCCGGCGACGATGCGGTAGGCCGCACGATCCAGATCGGCCGAGGGCGCAAGAATCGCCGGCGACTTGCCGCCGAGCTCCAGGGTTACGGGCACGAGATTTTCGGCCGCCGCCCGCATCACATGGCGCGCGATTCCCGTGGCCCCGGTAAACAGCAGATGGTCGAAGGCGAGCGAGGCGAAGGCCGCGCCCACCTCGGGGCCGCCGGTGAACACGGCCGCCTCGGCCTCGTCGAAGTAGCGCGCGACGAGCTCGGCGATCAGCGCGCTGGTGGCCGGCGTGAATTCGGACGGCTTGATCATGACGCGGTTGCCGGCCGCGAAGATCCCGGCCAGTGGCGCGAAGGTGAGATTG from Rhodothalassiaceae bacterium harbors:
- a CDS encoding aldehyde dehydrogenase; translation: MAIAEKTRATHESGSGAEDIRRRMEEVLGRQRAAFEAERPVPRKVRDDRLRRTIDLLKTHQDALAEAMNEDFCGRPPLMGKFADVLPAVKALAHARRNLRWWMRPERRSVDFPLNLLGAKAWVSWEPKGVVGVISPWNFPVNLTFAPLAGIFAAGNRVMIKPSEFTPATSALIAELVARYFDEAEAAVFTGGPEVGAAFASLAFDHLLFTGATGIARHVMRAAAENLVPVTLELGGKSPAILAPSADLDRAAYRIVAGKMMNAGQICLAPDYALVPRDKRDAFVAAVEETASGLYPRIKDNPDYTSVINRRHKERLLGHVRDAEKKGASVRVVNPAGERFDPEDNSNVLPLHILTDVTDEMTVMQEEIFGPLLPVVGYDSLDDAIAYVNAHPRPLGLYVFGERREEIDAVLSRTISGGVTVNDVMWHVAVEDLPFGGIGPSGMGVYHGRDGFRTFSHARSVLRQPKIDLLKLSGAIPPYGRALERTLKMQMKG